A single Phycisphaerae bacterium DNA region contains:
- a CDS encoding NADH-quinone oxidoreductase subunit A, with protein MLLATAPGYGPIGVLILLVMVIATSIILITQLLPKAKRSGPRKDATYESGMEVVGDARRRFNVRFYMVAMLFLLFDVELVFMYPWAILFSKARTAAAPAELTFLFYEMVIFFAILLVGYVYAWGKGVFRYD; from the coding sequence ATGCTACTGGCGACGGCTCCCGGTTACGGTCCCATCGGCGTGCTTATCCTGCTCGTCATGGTCATCGCCACGTCGATCATCCTCATCACACAATTACTGCCGAAGGCCAAACGGAGCGGTCCGCGCAAGGACGCAACGTACGAATCGGGCATGGAAGTCGTCGGCGACGCCCGGCGGCGATTCAACGTCCGTTTTTACATGGTGGCGATGCTGTTCCTGCTCTTCGACGTGGAGCTGGTCTTCATGTACCCGTGGGCGATACTCTTCTCCAAAGCCAGGACCGCCGCCGCCCCGGCCGAACTGACCTTCCTCTTCTACGAAATGGTCATCTTCTTCGCGATCCTGCTCGTGGGATACGTATATGCGTGGGGCAAGGGCGTGTTTCGGTACGATTAG
- a CDS encoding O-methyltransferase codes for MSTTSTLVTADHFRYIAERTIQEDDLLTSLKREAAAAGIPEISICPEQAAFMQILLRLNKAREVFEVGTLAGYSAISMARALPTEGRVRTIELDPKHADFADAWFKRSDVAERIELHRGAGMEVLPRFATDSADAAFLDADKASYGDYLRECLRIVRPGGLIMADNAFAFGQLFDEHPTDREAPAVRAFNEVMARENRLVSVIVPLGDGLWVGVKR; via the coding sequence ATGTCCACGACCTCCACGCTCGTCACCGCTGACCACTTCCGCTACATCGCTGAGCGAACAATTCAAGAGGATGATCTTCTTACGAGCCTGAAGCGTGAAGCCGCGGCGGCGGGGATTCCGGAGATTTCGATCTGTCCGGAGCAGGCCGCGTTCATGCAGATCCTGCTGCGGCTCAACAAGGCGAGAGAGGTCTTCGAAGTGGGCACGCTCGCCGGTTACTCGGCGATCAGCATGGCCAGGGCGCTTCCGACGGAGGGCCGCGTTCGGACGATCGAACTCGATCCAAAGCACGCGGACTTTGCCGATGCGTGGTTCAAGCGGTCGGATGTCGCCGAGCGCATCGAACTTCACCGCGGCGCGGGGATGGAGGTGCTCCCGCGCTTTGCGACCGATTCGGCGGATGCGGCGTTTCTCGATGCCGACAAGGCCAGCTACGGCGATTACTTGCGGGAGTGTCTGCGCATTGTCCGCCCCGGCGGGCTCATCATGGCGGATAACGCCTTTGCGTTCGGTCAACTGTTTGATGAACATCCGACCGACCGCGAGGCGCCGGCGGTCCGCGCGTTCAACGAGGTGATGGCCCGGGAAAACCGTTTGGTGAGCGTGATCGTGCCGCTGGGCGACGGGCTTTGGGTAGGCGTAAAGCGGTAA
- a CDS encoding peptidoglycan recognition family protein produces MNRRSRTINRFDHGRSVGAAHCRGARGIVAGSLTLVFLSVGCAPQKEVRVADFEPYVGGRPDPLRPLQPPPPRPVAKRQAASTGDAAWMPRGGITNRWDCVVVHHSGSDRSTPQGMREWHMRGRGWDELGYHFVIGNGGGYPDGQVFVGNRWVRQMHGAHCKTPGNHYNEHGIGICLIGDLDAHGPSRKQVAALARLASFLTQQCGIPQSKILTHGGITHKTACPGRNFSLGPVLRQMSIRSADAAEAQEEMELAE; encoded by the coding sequence GTGAATCGCCGGTCCCGCACGATCAATCGGTTTGACCATGGCCGCTCGGTGGGCGCCGCGCACTGCCGGGGTGCGCGGGGTATCGTCGCCGGCAGCCTGACGCTCGTATTCTTGTCAGTGGGTTGTGCGCCTCAGAAAGAGGTCCGCGTCGCCGACTTTGAGCCCTATGTCGGCGGGCGGCCTGATCCGCTACGACCCTTGCAGCCTCCCCCGCCGCGCCCGGTGGCAAAGCGCCAGGCCGCGTCCACCGGCGACGCCGCGTGGATGCCGCGCGGCGGGATCACCAATCGCTGGGATTGCGTCGTCGTCCACCACTCAGGCAGCGACCGGTCAACGCCGCAAGGGATGCGCGAGTGGCACATGCGCGGGCGGGGCTGGGATGAGCTGGGCTACCATTTCGTGATCGGAAACGGCGGGGGCTACCCGGACGGTCAGGTCTTTGTCGGAAATCGCTGGGTCCGCCAGATGCATGGGGCGCACTGCAAGACGCCGGGCAATCATTACAACGAACACGGAATCGGAATATGCCTGATCGGGGACCTCGATGCCCACGGCCCCAGCCGCAAACAGGTCGCCGCGTTGGCCCGGCTCGCCTCATTCCTCACCCAGCAATGCGGGATTCCACAGTCGAAAATCCTCACCCACGGCGGCATAACTCACAAAACCGCCTGCCCCGGCCGCAACTTCTCCCTTGGCCCGGTCCTTCGGCAGATGTCGATCCGTTCGGCCGATGCCGCCGAGGCCCAGGAGGAGATGGAGCTGGCGGAATAG
- a CDS encoding prepilin-type N-terminal cleavage/methylation domain-containing protein — protein sequence MHARRIRNRRTGGRAAFTLIELLVVISIISLLISLLLPALSGARRSGQRVACLAATKPLAQASAAYGVDNEDWIIGAPGGSGAQLATTGGGPAVQRWDFMGPMASMLGISLAESDGSSLAMAQRFNDIRTNPAFLCRSNNFLSNHFSGPNAGTNRMVSYNTARYQLFIRAGDGAEAGFPGDQAPGTSWYNNTHEERLPSDWKPVVSRIGVPANKIFCGDGSRYSTANSSEGITLPDYDLSPNASWGGAFSDVGPYSTFTRSWDRARAPMNGYPGKIDGRSFGFRHSTSASVAVGAKADAYKGNFVFHDGHAETLGDLQAANPHLWLPQGTMLGPAALFPDVRAHWNITDTFRIGS from the coding sequence ATGCACGCGCGACGAATTCGAAATCGTAGGACTGGCGGGCGGGCGGCGTTCACGCTGATCGAACTGCTCGTCGTCATCTCCATTATCTCCCTGCTCATCTCGCTGTTGCTGCCCGCGCTGTCGGGCGCGCGGCGGAGCGGTCAGCGCGTGGCGTGCCTCGCGGCGACGAAGCCGCTGGCCCAGGCAAGCGCGGCGTACGGGGTGGACAATGAAGACTGGATCATTGGTGCGCCGGGCGGCTCGGGTGCCCAATTAGCGACAACAGGGGGGGGGCCGGCGGTCCAGCGTTGGGATTTCATGGGACCGATGGCCTCGATGCTGGGGATTTCGCTGGCCGAATCGGATGGGTCGTCACTCGCGATGGCGCAGCGATTCAACGACATCCGCACAAACCCGGCATTTCTTTGTCGGTCCAACAACTTCCTTTCAAATCATTTCTCCGGCCCCAACGCGGGGACGAATCGCATGGTTAGTTATAATACGGCGAGATATCAGCTGTTCATAAGAGCCGGCGACGGAGCGGAGGCAGGCTTTCCCGGTGATCAAGCGCCGGGCACATCCTGGTACAACAACACACACGAGGAAAGATTGCCGAGCGACTGGAAGCCAGTCGTGAGTCGGATCGGCGTTCCGGCCAACAAGATCTTCTGCGGAGACGGTTCGCGCTATTCGACTGCAAACTCCTCGGAAGGGATAACGCTGCCGGACTACGACCTGAGCCCGAACGCGAGTTGGGGTGGGGCCTTCTCCGACGTGGGCCCCTATAGCACTTTCACACGATCGTGGGACCGGGCACGGGCTCCCATGAACGGTTACCCCGGCAAAATCGATGGCCGATCCTTCGGCTTTCGTCATTCAACCTCTGCGAGTGTCGCGGTGGGGGCCAAGGCCGACGCCTACAAAGGGAACTTTGTCTTCCACGATGGTCACGCGGAGACGCTGGGCGACTTGCAGGCGGCCAATCCGCACTTGTGGCTGCCACAAGGGACGATGCTCGGCCCCGCAGCGCTATTTCCAGACGTGCGTGCCCATTGGAACATCACCGATACGTTTCGGATCGGGTCGTAA
- a CDS encoding tetratricopeptide repeat protein, with product MPQTKKLSVQTKPRISACIVALVVVVLAAYANSFWGVFLLDDTRAIVENRRIHQLWPIGPILSGPRPIVDLSLAVNYAISGVKPWSYHALNLVIHVLAALMLFGVVRRTLGRIDAHRLSAGALPLAFAAALVWAVHPLHTQAVTYVIQRSESMMGLFYLLTLYWFARGAETNWRRWFALSVIACALGMCSKAVMVSAPVVVLLYDRAFFAGNWRDVFRRRWGVHLALAATWSILAVTGVLRGIVETSPEAHVTVGFGVTRSTPVEYALTQAGVILHYLRLAIWPHPLCLDYAWPITKKFGDAALPLAGIVLLLAATIWAWIRRPALGFLGAAFFLILAPTSSFVPIQDAAFEHRMYLPLAAIVLLFMVAVAHRFLRYEGATTALLVAIAIVLASVTHHRNKLYASSFKMWTDVVFQRPLNVRAYNNMGNALVADGKPRDAIPVFETALQIGGPNATIHFSYGVALAAVSRTDEAIAQYREALLLFPDFAKAHNNLGQLIAGRRDYEEAMEHFQAALRIDSDYAEARYNLALALNAVGRLGESVEHYRRALNLRPNEAGWHNNLAAALTQIGQFDEAVKEFNAALRLNPNYFNARYNLATLLENRGRPAEAAGQYLEALKLRPDHKDARRRLDIVLKKLDAASQPSTRPF from the coding sequence ATGCCCCAGACGAAGAAATTGTCCGTCCAAACCAAGCCGCGAATTTCCGCGTGCATCGTCGCGCTGGTCGTTGTCGTTCTGGCGGCATATGCCAATAGCTTCTGGGGCGTCTTCCTCCTCGATGACACGCGGGCGATCGTCGAGAACCGGCGGATTCATCAACTGTGGCCGATCGGACCAATCCTTTCCGGCCCGCGACCGATCGTCGATCTGTCGCTGGCGGTCAATTACGCGATCAGCGGCGTGAAGCCATGGAGTTACCACGCGCTCAACCTCGTCATCCACGTACTCGCGGCGCTGATGCTATTCGGCGTGGTGCGGCGGACGCTGGGCCGAATTGACGCACACCGGCTGAGTGCCGGAGCCCTCCCCCTCGCTTTCGCCGCTGCCCTCGTATGGGCGGTCCATCCCCTGCACACGCAGGCTGTCACTTACGTCATTCAGCGCAGCGAATCCATGATGGGGCTGTTTTACCTGCTCACGCTTTACTGGTTTGCGCGCGGTGCGGAAACGAATTGGCGGAGATGGTTCGCCTTGAGTGTCATTGCCTGCGCGCTCGGGATGTGCAGCAAGGCCGTCATGGTCTCCGCGCCGGTCGTCGTGTTGCTTTACGATCGCGCGTTTTTCGCCGGCAATTGGCGCGACGTCTTTCGCCGCCGCTGGGGGGTGCACCTGGCGCTGGCAGCGACATGGTCAATTCTCGCAGTGACCGGGGTACTGCGCGGCATAGTTGAGACGTCGCCGGAAGCGCATGTGACCGTCGGGTTCGGTGTGACGCGATCGACGCCCGTCGAATATGCGCTGACCCAGGCGGGGGTAATCTTGCACTATCTGCGGCTGGCAATCTGGCCGCACCCGCTATGCCTCGACTACGCTTGGCCGATTACGAAGAAATTCGGGGACGCCGCGCTGCCGCTTGCGGGGATCGTCCTCCTCCTCGCCGCGACAATCTGGGCGTGGATTCGGCGGCCGGCGCTGGGCTTCCTTGGCGCGGCGTTCTTTCTGATCCTCGCGCCGACATCGAGCTTCGTGCCCATCCAGGACGCGGCCTTTGAACATCGCATGTATTTGCCGCTCGCTGCGATTGTTCTACTGTTCATGGTCGCTGTGGCGCATCGGTTCCTTCGATATGAGGGCGCGACAACCGCCCTACTTGTCGCCATCGCGATTGTTCTTGCCAGTGTTACACACCACCGCAACAAGCTATACGCCAGTTCTTTCAAGATGTGGACCGACGTGGTTTTCCAAAGACCGCTAAACGTCCGCGCCTACAACAATATGGGCAATGCACTCGTGGCCGACGGGAAACCTCGCGATGCAATACCGGTTTTTGAAACTGCGCTTCAAATCGGCGGGCCCAATGCAACGATCCACTTCTCCTACGGTGTCGCCCTGGCGGCGGTCTCGCGGACGGATGAGGCCATCGCCCAATATCGCGAAGCGCTACTGCTGTTTCCTGATTTTGCAAAGGCGCATAACAATCTCGGCCAGCTCATCGCCGGGCGGCGCGATTATGAAGAGGCGATGGAGCATTTTCAGGCCGCGCTGCGGATCGACTCTGATTATGCCGAGGCGCGCTACAACCTGGCCCTGGCGCTGAACGCTGTCGGGCGCCTCGGGGAATCCGTCGAGCATTATCGCCGCGCGTTGAATTTGAGGCCGAATGAGGCCGGATGGCACAACAACCTCGCCGCCGCACTGACGCAAATCGGCCAGTTCGACGAGGCGGTCAAAGAGTTCAATGCCGCGCTGCGACTGAATCCGAACTACTTCAACGCCCGCTACAACCTCGCCACCCTCCTGGAAAATCGCGGGCGACCGGCCGAGGCCGCGGGCCAGTATCTGGAAGCCCTGAAACTCCGCCCGGATCACAAGGATGCACGGCGGCGGCTGGACATCGTTCTTAAGAAGCTGGATGCGGCCTCTCAACCCTCGACGCGTCCTTTTTAG
- the thrS gene encoding threonine--tRNA ligase, with the protein MIRVTLPDGSVREMSPGSTAADVAAAIGPGLAKAALGAKADFGAGAVTLDLAMPLSGDCRLSILTDKDEASLTILRHSTAHVMAEAICKLFPQTKLVYGPPVEDGYYYDIDLDKRLTPEDFPAIEAEMAKIVQEDRPFTRYEMSRDEGLAKVRREGNPYKVENAERAKGDKLSFYVTGPEPGKYWEDLCMGTHVPRTGRIAAFKVLNVSGAFLHGDASKQQLQRVYGTAFHNKKDLQAHLTRLEEAKKRDHRKLGHELNLFTIDPMVGSGMVLWKPKGATVRLLLEEHLRGKLVEAGYQPVFTPHIGRLDLYRTSGHFPYYRDAQFPPLYESDSARILNELWIAVHEAPAGQPYPAAVARRLEELKTIDAALWKRLTGADASGDAKRFVPDAAHTEDNLQLVRELLHESDGFLLKPMNCPMHIRIYASEQRSYRDLPVRLAEFGTVYRFEQSGEVSGMTRVRGFTQDDAHIFCTPEQLQEELSSCLRLTRYVLDTLTLKDYRVRIGLHDPADPKFIKNPQAWAEAEAAVRAAAKSSGMTATEEVGEAAFYGPKIDFIVQDCIGREWQLGTVQADYNMPKRFGLEYIGRDNRPHQPIMVHRAPFGSMERFVGILIEHFEGAFPTWLAPVQVVVATISEKSAEFGKKVCETLKAAGLRAELDDSAEKIGPKKHKARQMKPPYIAVVGEQEAASNSVNVNPRDGGASETMPLERFIEKLLKENIPAHRENSE; encoded by the coding sequence ATGATTCGCGTAACTCTACCAGATGGGTCGGTTCGCGAGATGTCGCCGGGCTCCACGGCGGCGGATGTCGCCGCGGCGATCGGGCCGGGGCTGGCCAAGGCGGCGCTGGGGGCTAAGGCCGATTTCGGCGCTGGCGCGGTTACGCTCGATCTGGCGATGCCGCTTTCCGGCGACTGCCGGCTGTCCATATTGACGGACAAGGATGAGGCGTCGCTTACGATCCTGCGCCATAGCACGGCGCACGTGATGGCGGAGGCGATCTGCAAGCTCTTTCCCCAGACGAAGCTGGTGTACGGCCCGCCGGTCGAGGACGGGTATTACTACGACATCGACCTGGACAAGCGCCTGACGCCGGAAGACTTCCCGGCGATCGAGGCGGAGATGGCCAAGATCGTGCAGGAGGATCGGCCGTTCACGCGGTACGAGATGAGCCGCGACGAGGGGCTGGCCAAGGTCCGCCGCGAGGGCAACCCGTACAAGGTGGAGAACGCCGAGCGAGCCAAGGGCGACAAGCTGAGCTTCTACGTGACCGGTCCGGAGCCGGGCAAGTATTGGGAAGATTTGTGCATGGGGACGCACGTGCCGCGGACGGGGCGGATCGCGGCGTTCAAGGTGCTCAATGTGTCCGGGGCGTTCCTGCATGGCGATGCCTCGAAGCAGCAACTTCAGCGTGTGTACGGCACGGCGTTTCACAATAAGAAGGACCTGCAAGCGCATCTGACGCGGCTGGAAGAGGCGAAGAAACGCGATCATCGCAAGCTCGGGCACGAGCTGAACCTGTTCACGATTGACCCGATGGTCGGCAGCGGCATGGTCCTATGGAAGCCGAAGGGCGCGACAGTCCGCCTGTTGCTGGAAGAGCACCTCCGCGGCAAGCTCGTCGAGGCGGGATATCAGCCCGTGTTTACGCCGCACATCGGGCGGCTCGATCTGTATCGCACGAGCGGCCACTTTCCGTATTACCGCGACGCCCAGTTTCCGCCTTTGTACGAATCGGACTCTGCGCGAATCCTCAACGAGCTTTGGATTGCGGTCCACGAGGCGCCGGCGGGCCAGCCCTACCCGGCGGCGGTCGCGAGGCGACTTGAAGAACTGAAGACCATCGACGCCGCCCTGTGGAAGCGCCTGACGGGGGCCGACGCCAGCGGCGATGCGAAGCGGTTCGTGCCCGATGCCGCCCACACGGAGGACAACCTGCAACTCGTTCGCGAATTGCTGCACGAATCGGACGGCTTCCTGCTCAAACCGATGAACTGCCCGATGCACATCCGCATCTACGCGAGCGAGCAGCGGAGCTATCGCGACCTGCCAGTGCGGCTGGCGGAGTTCGGCACGGTCTATCGCTTCGAGCAGTCGGGCGAGGTGTCGGGAATGACGCGGGTCCGCGGGTTCACGCAGGACGATGCGCACATCTTCTGCACGCCGGAGCAGCTCCAGGAAGAATTGTCGAGCTGCCTGAGGTTGACGCGCTACGTGCTGGACACGCTGACGCTGAAGGACTATCGCGTGCGGATCGGGTTGCACGACCCGGCGGACCCGAAATTCATCAAGAACCCACAGGCCTGGGCCGAGGCCGAGGCGGCGGTCCGCGCGGCGGCGAAGTCCAGCGGCATGACCGCGACCGAGGAGGTCGGCGAGGCGGCGTTCTACGGGCCGAAGATCGACTTCATCGTGCAGGACTGCATCGGGCGGGAGTGGCAACTGGGGACGGTGCAGGCAGATTACAACATGCCGAAGCGTTTCGGGCTGGAGTACATCGGCCGGGACAATCGCCCGCACCAGCCGATCATGGTGCACCGCGCGCCGTTCGGGAGCATGGAGCGGTTCGTGGGCATCCTCATCGAGCATTTCGAGGGGGCGTTTCCAACGTGGCTCGCGCCGGTGCAGGTGGTAGTGGCGACGATCAGCGAGAAGAGCGCCGAGTTTGGGAAGAAGGTCTGCGAGACGCTCAAGGCGGCGGGACTGCGGGCGGAGCTGGATGACTCGGCGGAAAAGATCGGTCCGAAGAAGCACAAAGCGCGGCAGATGAAGCCTCCGTACATCGCGGTCGTTGGCGAGCAGGAGGCCGCGTCGAACAGTGTCAATGTGAACCCGCGCGACGGCGGCGCATCGGAAACGATGCCGCTGGAGCGATTTATCGAGAAGTTGTTGAAGGAGAACATCCCGGCCCATCGGGAAAATAGTGAATAG
- the nuoB gene encoding NADH-quinone oxidoreductase subunit NuoB gives MAKHEYDPHTMTGEDVLTTRLDALVNFFREKGVNWARKNSLWPMPFATACCGIELMATGASRYDIARFGAEVMRFSPRQCDLLICAGRVAIKMMPVLQRIYLQMTEPKWVISMGACASTGGVFDTYAVVQGIDQFLPVDVYVPGCPPRPETLIEGIMAIQRIVERDGIKTSSERGRGLKLVAEPMIQVRVPEVVEAGAK, from the coding sequence ATGGCCAAACACGAATACGATCCGCACACCATGACCGGCGAGGATGTCCTCACCACTCGTTTGGACGCCCTCGTCAACTTCTTCCGCGAAAAGGGCGTCAACTGGGCGCGCAAGAACTCGCTCTGGCCGATGCCGTTTGCCACGGCCTGCTGCGGCATCGAGCTGATGGCCACGGGGGCCAGCCGCTACGACATCGCCCGCTTCGGGGCCGAGGTCATGCGCTTCAGCCCGCGCCAGTGCGACCTCCTCATCTGCGCCGGTCGCGTCGCGATCAAAATGATGCCCGTCCTGCAACGCATCTATCTCCAGATGACCGAGCCGAAGTGGGTGATCTCGATGGGGGCCTGCGCCTCGACCGGCGGCGTTTTCGATACGTACGCGGTCGTGCAGGGGATCGACCAATTCCTGCCGGTCGATGTGTATGTGCCCGGCTGCCCGCCGCGACCGGAGACGCTGATCGAGGGGATCATGGCGATCCAGCGCATTGTGGAACGGGACGGGATCAAAACGAGCTCCGAGCGCGGCCGTGGGCTCAAGCTGGTCGCCGAGCCGATGATTCAGGTGCGCGTGCCGGAAGTCGTGGAGGCGGGTGCGAAGTAG
- a CDS encoding S8 family serine peptidase, producing MIATTFAVLGVSLSFGFSEAPRPIDYQPRLAPVVSPVLQIRLVERPEELLRVWVFFTDKNVRNETDRQERLAQRAVELPARTQHRRQLRRTAAGLVDARDLAPVRSYVDAVRATGAKIRHESRWLNGVSADATPGQIAQLERLSFVRRIQPVARAARRRPMPETPVSETAPRGDPSWYNNSYNQLAQINVVGAHDAGYTGAGVVVGILDTGFNRTHTAFNQSTGGAHPVQIIAEYDFVDSDGNTAQEGGDPGGQSDHGTYILGVLGAFHPNVLVGAAYDAEFLLAKTEDISQEVPAEEDNYVAGLEWLELNGADMATSSLGYIDWYTQADLDGQTAVTTVAVNIATANGMVCCTAAGNEGHDADQGTSHLIAPSDAYEVITCGAVDSAGTSAWFTSDGPSADGRVKPEVVARGVSTMTVTSSNNTSIVGVNGTSLSTPLVAGGVALILQAHPDWTADKVRRALFHTSDIFLATFYFDFEYVQGYGIIDVDAAIQFIHSDIDGDGLADGNDVQHFVDSLMGINQDLDELRRSDINADGLPDAADVPIFVNDLLGL from the coding sequence ATGATTGCGACGACCTTTGCCGTTCTTGGCGTTTCCCTATCGTTTGGCTTTTCCGAGGCCCCACGGCCGATTGACTATCAGCCCAGGCTGGCGCCGGTCGTATCTCCCGTGCTTCAAATCCGTCTCGTCGAGCGGCCGGAAGAGTTGCTACGCGTCTGGGTTTTCTTCACGGACAAGAATGTCCGCAACGAGACCGACCGGCAGGAGAGGCTTGCCCAGAGGGCCGTCGAACTGCCGGCGCGGACCCAACACCGGCGCCAACTGCGGCGGACGGCCGCCGGCCTGGTGGATGCGCGCGATCTTGCCCCTGTCCGCTCATACGTGGACGCGGTTCGCGCGACGGGAGCGAAGATTCGCCACGAAAGCCGCTGGCTGAACGGTGTCAGCGCCGATGCTACGCCCGGGCAAATCGCTCAGTTGGAAAGGTTGTCGTTCGTCCGGCGGATTCAACCGGTCGCCCGCGCCGCTCGTCGGCGGCCGATGCCCGAGACACCCGTGTCGGAGACCGCCCCGCGCGGCGATCCTTCGTGGTACAACAACTCGTACAATCAGCTCGCGCAAATTAACGTCGTCGGCGCGCACGACGCGGGCTATACCGGCGCGGGCGTCGTCGTCGGCATCCTCGACACCGGCTTCAATCGCACGCACACGGCCTTCAATCAATCGACCGGCGGCGCGCACCCCGTGCAGATCATCGCGGAGTATGATTTCGTTGATAGCGACGGCAACACGGCGCAGGAAGGCGGCGATCCGGGAGGCCAGTCTGACCATGGCACGTACATCCTCGGCGTGTTGGGCGCATTTCATCCCAACGTGCTCGTCGGCGCGGCGTACGACGCCGAGTTCTTGCTGGCCAAGACGGAAGACATCAGCCAGGAGGTCCCCGCGGAGGAGGATAACTACGTCGCTGGGCTGGAATGGCTCGAACTCAACGGCGCGGACATGGCCACCAGTTCCCTTGGCTACATCGACTGGTATACGCAGGCGGATCTGGATGGCCAGACCGCCGTGACGACGGTCGCTGTAAATATCGCCACCGCCAACGGTATGGTCTGCTGCACCGCGGCGGGAAACGAGGGTCACGATGCCGACCAGGGCACGTCGCACCTGATTGCGCCGTCCGACGCGTATGAAGTGATCACCTGCGGCGCCGTCGATTCCGCCGGCACATCGGCATGGTTCACGTCGGATGGCCCCAGCGCTGACGGCCGTGTCAAGCCGGAGGTCGTGGCTCGCGGCGTGTCGACGATGACGGTCACGTCCTCCAACAATACCAGCATCGTCGGCGTGAATGGCACGTCCCTCTCCACGCCCTTGGTCGCCGGTGGCGTCGCCCTGATTCTCCAGGCCCACCCGGATTGGACCGCCGACAAGGTCCGCCGCGCGCTGTTTCACACTTCCGACATATTCCTGGCCACATTTTATTTCGATTTTGAATATGTCCAAGGGTACGGGATCATCGACGTGGACGCGGCGATTCAGTTTATCCATAGCGACATCGACGGCGACGGCCTGGCGGACGGCAACGACGTCCAGCACTTCGTGGACAGCCTGATGGGTATCAATCAGGATCTGGACGAGCTTCGCCGCTCGGACATCAATGCCGACGGCCTGCCCGACGCGGCGGATGTGCCGATCTTTGTGAACGATCTGCTGGGGCTGTAG
- a CDS encoding NADH-quinone oxidoreductase subunit C yields the protein MASPQEIAAILNSQFGGQVYAAQPLVMRGDQPGDQMYVRVEPERLIEVMRLLREEARTRFEQLCDLTCVDYLNFPEATDRYGVIYSLLSLTHNHRLWVKCFANDPRPAVPTVTSIWPGAEWMEREVFDMYGVVFEGHPDLRRILTWDAFEAFPLRKDYPLRGKGERENYPVLHRDSA from the coding sequence ATGGCGAGCCCTCAGGAAATTGCGGCGATTCTCAATTCGCAATTCGGCGGACAGGTCTACGCGGCGCAACCACTGGTGATGCGCGGCGATCAGCCGGGCGATCAGATGTACGTACGCGTCGAGCCAGAGCGGTTGATCGAGGTGATGCGGCTGCTCCGCGAGGAAGCGCGGACGCGGTTTGAGCAACTCTGCGACCTGACATGCGTCGATTACCTGAACTTCCCTGAGGCGACTGATCGCTACGGCGTGATTTATTCGCTGCTGTCGCTCACGCACAATCATCGGCTGTGGGTGAAGTGTTTCGCGAACGACCCCAGGCCGGCGGTCCCGACGGTCACGTCGATCTGGCCGGGGGCGGAGTGGATGGAGCGCGAGGTCTTCGACATGTACGGCGTCGTGTTCGAGGGCCATCCGGACCTGCGCCGAATTCTCACTTGGGACGCGTTCGAGGCGTTTCCACTCCGCAAGGACTATCCCCTTCGCGGAAAGGGCGAGCGCGAGAATTATCCGGTCCTGCACCGGGACAGCGCATAG
- the infC gene encoding translation initiation factor IF-3: MTNLRCNEQIRLSPIRLIDDTGGQRGVVPTDEALRMAREVGLDLVEVSPNERPPVCKIMDYGKHKYLQSKKLKQKHHEQKMKEVRIRPKTDPHDRQIKMEHARQFLAHGDRVQFTMIFRGRERFHQDLGNESFNEIITALADIAKVERPAKMLGKRMTMILVPTKLPSAGKPKPKPAAAPAKKGGAAPVKKDISGPGTPAETPTATPLTPPQPA; encoded by the coding sequence ATTACGAACTTACGATGCAATGAACAGATTCGCTTGTCCCCGATCCGTCTGATCGACGACACCGGCGGACAGCGCGGCGTGGTGCCGACGGACGAGGCGCTCAGGATGGCCCGCGAGGTCGGGTTGGACCTGGTCGAGGTCTCGCCCAACGAGCGGCCTCCCGTGTGCAAGATCATGGACTACGGGAAGCACAAATACCTGCAGTCCAAGAAGCTCAAGCAGAAGCACCACGAACAGAAGATGAAGGAAGTGCGCATCCGCCCCAAGACGGATCCGCACGATCGACAGATCAAGATGGAACACGCGCGGCAGTTCCTGGCGCACGGGGATCGCGTCCAGTTCACGATGATCTTCCGCGGCCGCGAGCGCTTTCACCAGGACCTGGGCAACGAGAGCTTCAACGAGATCATCACGGCCCTGGCGGACATCGCCAAGGTCGAGCGACCGGCGAAGATGCTGGGCAAGCGCATGACCATGATCCTGGTGCCGACGAAATTGCCGTCCGCCGGCAAGCCCAAGCCGAAGCCCGCCGCTGCGCCGGCGAAGAAGGGAGGCGCGGCGCCCGTCAAGAAGGATATTTCGGGGCCGGGCACGCCGGCTGAAACGCCCACGGCCACGCCGCTGACGCCGCCGCAGCCGGCGTGA